In Ipomoea triloba cultivar NCNSP0323 chromosome 7, ASM357664v1, a single genomic region encodes these proteins:
- the LOC116025845 gene encoding F-box/FBD/LRR-repeat protein At1g13570-like isoform X2, with the protein MLFSAESLAVYRFHSGRSIELERFSSSRFRLQKYGGYKRMVNILDRVIIHRAAPVKKFTLSNSQSDLMLNQCDLDRWCLFLSRNGVEELSIALVVSGQKYDVPIWVLSCPTIRHLNLEGFLIGCPRNAPCIFPGVTLLRFKNVEFKRSANGIVSCIIPNLEKLALSGSCGGINTFEISSPKLESFSAIDVVYVFESRWLKFHLKAIKTLCLSGLLLSRKPVAAAVPTFPTALNLQVMKLYELSFGCGKQLTVAMQLIKKCPNLCELGIMAEKSSWRDDKEAASRLRVLEDPDGCFNIQDLTKLNTIKFECHSGSTLEMLFLKTLLSKSPQLEKVFIQKGSTMECDISRELLCFPHASPKAQLVFKEVWLPHTLIGHPELYEFSLSTRW; encoded by the exons ATGTTATTCTCTGCGGAGTCCTTAGCAGTGTACCGATTTCACTCGGGTCGGAGCATAGAACTAGAAAGGTTCTCCTCTTCGCGGTTTCGATTACAG AAATACGGAGGCTACAAACGCATGGTGAACATATTAGATCGCGTTATCATACACCGTGCTGCACCGGTTAAGAAATTTACCCTATCCAATTCCCAGTCAGATTTAATGCTGAATCAGTGTGATTTAGACAGGTGGTGTCTTTTTCTATCAAGAAATGGGGTTGAGGAACTTAGCATTGCTTTAGTTGTTTCGGGACAAAAATATGATGTGCCAATTTGGGTACTCTCCTGTCCTACAATTAGGCATCTGAACCTTGAAGGCTTCCTTATTGGTTGCCCGCGTAATGCTCCTTGTATATTTCCTGGTGTCACCTTATTGCGGTTCAAGAATGTGGAGTTTAAGCGTAGTGCTAATGGAATTGTGTCATGTATTATTCCTAATCTTGAGAAGCTGGCTCTCAGTGGTTCTTGTGGAGGGATCAATACTTTTGAGATCAGTTCTCCAAAACTTGAAAGCTTCTCTGCTATTGATGTAGTGTATGTGTTTGAATCGAGATGGCTTAAGTTTCATTTGAAAGCAATAAAGACACTTTGTTTGTCTGGCCTGTTGTTGTCG CGTAAACCTGTTGCAGCAGCCGTACCAACATTCCCAACTGCATTAAATCTGCAAGTAATGAAGCTGTATGAATTAAGTTTTGGTTGTGGGAAGCAGCTCACTGTTGCTATGCAATTGATTAAAAAATGTCCCAACCTATGTGAACTGGGGATTATGGCAGAAAAG TCAAGTTGGAGGGATGACAAAGAAGCAGCTTCAAGACTACGAGTTTTGGAGGATCCAGATGGGTGCTTTAATATTCAGGATTTGACGAAGCTTAACACAATCAAGTTTGAATGTCATAGTGGATCTACACTCGAAATGCTATTTTTGAAAACACTGCTCTCAAAATCCCCTCAACTCGAGAAAGTATTTATTCAGAAGGGTAGTACGATGGAATGTGATATCTCAAGGGAGTTGTTGTGCTTCCCGCATGCATCTCCAAAAGCACAACTCGTCTTCAAGGAAGTCTGGTTGCCACATACCCTGATTGGTCACCCTGAGCTTTACGAATTTAGTTTGTCGACGCGTTGGTAG
- the LOC116024271 gene encoding F-box/FBD/LRR-repeat protein At1g13570-like produces MERKRQRGDRIDELPADIVDKILGFLPIEQAVRMAVLSTFWRDRWFGLTELNFNSRFLFHIIRKYSPGLRTQTTKEQKKRSDIWLSAALYVISKVLNQHNGLIRKFVIDFRESCYCRKTLRSKSFYLDQWFLFVTRKGVEEIDLTLMDEDKYRLPNCIFSCPTLRRLHLNGVSVESINAYCTLPNVISLCFENFDFDGVDLPVPVDFPMLKNLSFISCDNLSNFNITAQKLKSLTIDDCSVFKLSINSDLRSIRTLNLDNYALKEFVKRCTRRGLQPQPLPLNVECLRVSEHSFYGDGISSAFIHLLKICPKLCQLDIDLSLTDVLRKLSEQFHTVAQGLEMLHNLNLMEFVAYENDIVFIKGLLAFLPALEEVVITRSEMCEHNEDFENYKKDLLHFPCASTKAKIFIIH; encoded by the exons ATGGAGAGAAAACGTCAACGCGGAGATAGAATCGATGAACTCCCGGCGGATATAGTTGACAAGATTTTGGGGTTCTTGCCGATTGAACAAGCTGTTAGAATGGCTGTTTTGTCGACTTTTTGGAGAGATAGGTGGTTCGGCCTTACAGAACTCAACTTTAACTCTAGGTTTCTTTTCCACATTATCAGAAAATATTCCCCTGGTTTGAGGACCCAAACCACAAAAGAGCAAAAGAAAAGAAGTGATATTTGGTTGTCTGCGGCTTTGTATGTAATCAGCAAAGTCCTCAATCAGCACAATGGTCTTATCCGCAAATTTGTCATTGATTTTCGGGAATCCTGTTACTGTAGGAAAACACTTAGGTCGAAGTCGTTTTACTTGGACCAGTGGTTCCTTTTTGTCACACGAAAGGGTGTTGAAGAAATCGATCTTACTCTTATGGATGAAGATAAATACAGGCTGCcaaattgcatattttcttgCCCAACACTAAGGAGATTGCATCTTAATGGAGTCTCTGTTGAATCAATAAATGCCTACTGCACATTACCAAATGTCATTTCACtttgttttgagaattttgacTTTGATGGTGTTGATCTTCCGGTTCCAGTTGATTTTCCTATGCTCAAGAATCTCTCATTTATAAGTTGTGATAACCTGTCCAATTTTAATATTACTGCTCAAAAACTCAAAAGTTTAACAATCGACGATTGCAGTGTTTTCAAACTCTCTATTAACTCGGATTTGAGATCTATTCGTACTCTTAATTTGGATAATTATGCTCTCAAA GAATTTGTTAAACGATGTACTAGAAGGGGACTACAACCACAACCACTTCCACTAAATGTGGAATGCTTGAGAGTATCAGAACACTCTTTTTATGGGGATGGCATTTCTTCTGCATTCATTCATTTGCTTAAAATATGCCCAAAATTATGCCAACTTGATATAGATTTATCG TTAACTGATGTTTTGCGAAAACTTTCTGAGCAATTTCATACTGTAGCTCAAGGACTTGAAATGCTTCACAATTTGAATCTGATGGAATTTGTTGCATACGAGAATGATATTGTTTTCATCAAGGGGCTACTTGCTTTTCTTCCTGCACTTGAGGAGGTTGTCATTACACGTTCAGAAATGTGCGAGCACAATGAGGACTTTGAAAATTACAAGAAGGATCTTTTGCATTTTCCTTGTGCCTCCACAAaagcaaaaatatttattatccaCTAA
- the LOC116024268 gene encoding F-box/FBD/LRR-repeat protein At1g13570-like, with protein MAMLSTLWKNVWLQHGQLVFDQDFFQSIQNYVAENSTSAQSDVERWCSFLSRNGIEELTLHLFVLRSMFKLPICIFSCHTIKRLKLDSLIVDFPANAPCIFPGVTSLVFDSVELNGVASTIPNLEKLAFLGDCEGMDKFQIIAPKLESLCHISGYSGFEPTWFAVQLNRIKTLCLSGGSFLWRRDIVTAVLNSSTTAINLQVMELHDLSFSCELQISTAMTLLQKSPNLCELGIGAAMARAQYEEDTLNHLEDPDHYFINQDMKMLKTVKIDGFNGSRLEVLFIKSVFSKCPALERVVIHPAWSIIDALMGMNILRELACFPRASPNAQLVFLEHESTYNLVGYNVIDEY; from the exons ATGGCCATGCTCTCAACCCTCTGGAAGAATGTTTGGTTGCAGCATGGGCAGCTTGTGTTTGATCAGGACTTCTTTCAAAGCATCCAAAATTACGTAGCTGAAAACTCCACAAGTGCT CAGTCTGATGTAGAGCGGTGGTGTAGTTTTCTATCAAGAAATGGTATTGAAGAACTCACCTTGCATTTGTTTGTTCTTCGAAGTATGTTTAAGCTGCCAATTTGTATATTCTCGTGCCACACAATTAAGCGGCTGAAACTCGATAGTCTCATTGTAGATTTCCCAGCAAATGCTCCCTGTATATTCCCCGGAGTAACTTCATTAGTTTTCGATAGCGTTGAGCTTAATGGAGTTGCCTCTACTATTCCTAATCTTGAGAAGCTGGCTTTCCTTGGAGATTGTGAGGGGATGGATAAATTTCAGATCATTGCTCCGAAACTTGAAAGCTTGTGTCACATTAGTGGTTATTCTGGGTTTGAACCGACATGGTTTGCAGttcaattgaatagaattaagACTCTTTGCTTATCTGGAGGCAGTTTCTTGTGG CGTAGAGATATTGTAACAGCCGTGCTTAATTCTTCGACGACTGCAATAAATCTGCAAGTAATGGAACTGCATGATTTGAGTTTTAGTTGTGAGCTGCAGATCAGCACTGCTATGACATTGCTTCAAAAATCTCCCAACCTATGTGAATTGGGTATTGGGGCAGCAATG GCAAGGGCCCAATATGAAGAAGATACTTTGAATCATTTGGAGGATCCAGACCATTACTTTATTAATCAGGATATGAAGATGCTTAAAACAGTAAAGATTGACGGGTTTAATGGATCTAGGCTTGAAGTTCTCTTTATAAAGTCAGTCTTCTCCAAATGCCCTGCATTGGAGAGAGTTGTTATTCACCCTGCATGGAGTATAATAGATGCCTTAATGGGGATGAATATCCTAAGAGAGTTGGCGTGCTTCCCTCGTGCATCTCCTAATGCACAACTTGTCTTCCTGGAGCACGAGTCTACGTATAACCTTGTTGGTTATAATGTCATAGATGAATACTAA
- the LOC116024269 gene encoding F-box/FBD/LRR-repeat protein At1g13570-like — protein MATSPRLETTQHETRNLISELPTELKHRILECLPTRDAARMAILSTLWKNVWLQHGRLVFDKAFFRSIQNYIAENSTSALNIIYNILLLRRGPVKKFTLKIYLEPKLQQSDIEWGCHFLSRNGIEELTLLFLGSTLKLPACIFSCPTIKQLRLCCLIVDFPANARCIFPGVTSLVLNTVELNGVSATIPNLEKLAFLGGCEGMDKFEIIAPKLESLSHISAYSGFEPRWFALQLKRIKSLCLSGGSLMVRIESI, from the coding sequence atggCTACTAGTCCTCGATTGGAAACCACACAACATGAAACAAGGAATTTGATAAGTGAACTGCCAACCGAGCTAAAACACagaattttggagtgtttgcCCACCCGAGATGCTGCCAGAATGGCCATTCTCTCAACCCTCTGGAAGAATGTTTGGTTGCAGCATGGGCGGCTTGTGTTTGATAAGGCCTTCTTTCGAAGCATCCAAAATTACATAGCTGAAAACTCCACAAGTGCTCtgaacataatatataatattctcTTGCTCCGTCGTGGACCAGTCAAGAAATTTACTTTAAAAATCTACTTAGAGCCAAAGCTACAGCAGTCTGATATAGAGTGGGGGTGTCATTTTCTATCAAGAAATGGTATTGAAGAACTCACCTTGCTTTTTCTTGGAAGTACGCTTAAGCTGCCAGCTTGTATATTCTCGTGCCCCACAATTAAGCAGCTGAGACTCTGTTGTCTCATCGTAGATTTTCCAGCAAATGCTCGCTGTATATTCCCCGGAGTAACTTCATTAGTTCTCAATACCGTTGAGCTTAATGGAGTTTCCGCCACTATTCCTAATCTTGAGAAGCTGGCTTTCCTTGGAGGTTGTGAGGGGATGGATAAATTTGAGATCATTGCTCCCAAACTTGAAAGCTTGTCTCACATTAGTGCTTATTCTGGGTTTGAACCGAGATGGTTTGCACTTCAATTGAAGAGAATTAAGAGTCTTTGCTTGTCTGGCGGTTCCTTGATGGTAAGAATAGAATCCATCTAG
- the LOC116025845 gene encoding F-box/FBD/LRR-repeat protein At1g13570-like isoform X1 gives MASSRRRTSESNERRDIISQLPGDLKDKILECLPTRDAARIALLSTEWRDVWLRHGRLVFDNAFFFKCAQKYGGYKRMVNILDRVIIHRAAPVKKFTLSNSQSDLMLNQCDLDRWCLFLSRNGVEELSIALVVSGQKYDVPIWVLSCPTIRHLNLEGFLIGCPRNAPCIFPGVTLLRFKNVEFKRSANGIVSCIIPNLEKLALSGSCGGINTFEISSPKLESFSAIDVVYVFESRWLKFHLKAIKTLCLSGLLLSRKPVAAAVPTFPTALNLQVMKLYELSFGCGKQLTVAMQLIKKCPNLCELGIMAEKSSWRDDKEAASRLRVLEDPDGCFNIQDLTKLNTIKFECHSGSTLEMLFLKTLLSKSPQLEKVFIQKGSTMECDISRELLCFPHASPKAQLVFKEVWLPHTLIGHPELYEFSLSTRW, from the exons ATGGCTAGTTCTCGTCGAAGAACATCAGAATCGAATGAAAGAAGGGATATTATAAGTCAGCTGCCAGGAGATCTTAAGGATAAAATTTTAGAGTGTTTGCCCACTCGAGACGCTGCTAGGATTGCTCTGCTATCCACTGAGTGGAGGGATGTTTGGTTGCGGCATGGGCGGCTTGTGTTTGATAATGCCTTCTTCTTCAAATGTGCCCAGAAATACGGAGGCTACAAACGCATGGTGAACATATTAGATCGCGTTATCATACACCGTGCTGCACCGGTTAAGAAATTTACCCTATCCAATTCCCAGTCAGATTTAATGCTGAATCAGTGTGATTTAGACAGGTGGTGTCTTTTTCTATCAAGAAATGGGGTTGAGGAACTTAGCATTGCTTTAGTTGTTTCGGGACAAAAATATGATGTGCCAATTTGGGTACTCTCCTGTCCTACAATTAGGCATCTGAACCTTGAAGGCTTCCTTATTGGTTGCCCGCGTAATGCTCCTTGTATATTTCCTGGTGTCACCTTATTGCGGTTCAAGAATGTGGAGTTTAAGCGTAGTGCTAATGGAATTGTGTCATGTATTATTCCTAATCTTGAGAAGCTGGCTCTCAGTGGTTCTTGTGGAGGGATCAATACTTTTGAGATCAGTTCTCCAAAACTTGAAAGCTTCTCTGCTATTGATGTAGTGTATGTGTTTGAATCGAGATGGCTTAAGTTTCATTTGAAAGCAATAAAGACACTTTGTTTGTCTGGCCTGTTGTTGTCG CGTAAACCTGTTGCAGCAGCCGTACCAACATTCCCAACTGCATTAAATCTGCAAGTAATGAAGCTGTATGAATTAAGTTTTGGTTGTGGGAAGCAGCTCACTGTTGCTATGCAATTGATTAAAAAATGTCCCAACCTATGTGAACTGGGGATTATGGCAGAAAAG TCAAGTTGGAGGGATGACAAAGAAGCAGCTTCAAGACTACGAGTTTTGGAGGATCCAGATGGGTGCTTTAATATTCAGGATTTGACGAAGCTTAACACAATCAAGTTTGAATGTCATAGTGGATCTACACTCGAAATGCTATTTTTGAAAACACTGCTCTCAAAATCCCCTCAACTCGAGAAAGTATTTATTCAGAAGGGTAGTACGATGGAATGTGATATCTCAAGGGAGTTGTTGTGCTTCCCGCATGCATCTCCAAAAGCACAACTCGTCTTCAAGGAAGTCTGGTTGCCACATACCCTGATTGGTCACCCTGAGCTTTACGAATTTAGTTTGTCGACGCGTTGGTAG
- the LOC116024270 gene encoding F-box/FBD/LRR-repeat protein At1g13570-like translates to MATSPRLETTQHETRNLISELPTELKHRILECLPTRDAARMAILSTLWKNVAARMAILSTLWKNVWLQHGRLVFDKAFFRSIQNYIAENSTSALNIIYNILLLRRGPVKKFTLKIYLEPKLQQSDIEWGCHFLSRNGIEELTLLFLGSTLKLPACIFSCPTIKQLRLCCLIVDFPANARCIFPGVTSLVLNTVELNGVSATIPNLEKLAFLGGCEGMDKFEIIAPKLESLSHISAYSGFEPRWFALQLKRIKSLCLSGGSLMVRIESI, encoded by the coding sequence atggCTACTAGTCCTCGATTGGAAACCACACAACATGAAACAAGGAATTTGATAAGTGAACTGCCAACCGAGCTAAAACACagaattttggagtgtttgcCCACCCGAGATGCTGCCAGAATGGCCATTCTCTCAACCCTCTGGAAGAATGTTGCTGCCAGAATGGCCATTCTCTCAACCCTCTGGAAGAATGTTTGGTTGCAGCATGGGCGGCTTGTGTTTGATAAGGCCTTCTTTCGAAGCATCCAAAATTACATAGCTGAAAACTCCACAAGTGCTCtgaacataatatataatattctcTTGCTCCGTCGTGGACCAGTCAAGAAATTTACTTTAAAAATCTACTTAGAGCCAAAGCTACAGCAGTCTGATATAGAGTGGGGGTGTCATTTTCTATCAAGAAATGGTATTGAAGAACTCACCTTGCTTTTTCTTGGAAGTACGCTTAAGCTGCCAGCTTGTATATTCTCGTGCCCCACAATTAAGCAGCTGAGACTCTGTTGTCTCATCGTAGATTTTCCAGCAAATGCTCGCTGTATATTCCCCGGAGTAACTTCATTAGTTCTCAATACCGTTGAGCTTAATGGAGTTTCCGCCACTATTCCTAATCTTGAGAAGCTGGCTTTCCTTGGAGGTTGTGAGGGGATGGATAAATTTGAGATCATTGCTCCCAAACTTGAAAGCTTGTCTCACATTAGTGCTTATTCTGGGTTTGAACCGAGATGGTTTGCACTTCAATTGAAGAGAATTAAGAGTCTTTGCTTGTCTGGCGGTTCCTTGATGGTAAGAATAGAATCCATCTAG
- the LOC116025845 gene encoding F-box/FBD/LRR-repeat protein At1g13570-like isoform X3 yields the protein MVNILDRVIIHRAAPVKKFTLSNSQSDLMLNQCDLDRWCLFLSRNGVEELSIALVVSGQKYDVPIWVLSCPTIRHLNLEGFLIGCPRNAPCIFPGVTLLRFKNVEFKRSANGIVSCIIPNLEKLALSGSCGGINTFEISSPKLESFSAIDVVYVFESRWLKFHLKAIKTLCLSGLLLSRKPVAAAVPTFPTALNLQVMKLYELSFGCGKQLTVAMQLIKKCPNLCELGIMAEKSSWRDDKEAASRLRVLEDPDGCFNIQDLTKLNTIKFECHSGSTLEMLFLKTLLSKSPQLEKVFIQKGSTMECDISRELLCFPHASPKAQLVFKEVWLPHTLIGHPELYEFSLSTRW from the exons ATGGTGAACATATTAGATCGCGTTATCATACACCGTGCTGCACCGGTTAAGAAATTTACCCTATCCAATTCCCAGTCAGATTTAATGCTGAATCAGTGTGATTTAGACAGGTGGTGTCTTTTTCTATCAAGAAATGGGGTTGAGGAACTTAGCATTGCTTTAGTTGTTTCGGGACAAAAATATGATGTGCCAATTTGGGTACTCTCCTGTCCTACAATTAGGCATCTGAACCTTGAAGGCTTCCTTATTGGTTGCCCGCGTAATGCTCCTTGTATATTTCCTGGTGTCACCTTATTGCGGTTCAAGAATGTGGAGTTTAAGCGTAGTGCTAATGGAATTGTGTCATGTATTATTCCTAATCTTGAGAAGCTGGCTCTCAGTGGTTCTTGTGGAGGGATCAATACTTTTGAGATCAGTTCTCCAAAACTTGAAAGCTTCTCTGCTATTGATGTAGTGTATGTGTTTGAATCGAGATGGCTTAAGTTTCATTTGAAAGCAATAAAGACACTTTGTTTGTCTGGCCTGTTGTTGTCG CGTAAACCTGTTGCAGCAGCCGTACCAACATTCCCAACTGCATTAAATCTGCAAGTAATGAAGCTGTATGAATTAAGTTTTGGTTGTGGGAAGCAGCTCACTGTTGCTATGCAATTGATTAAAAAATGTCCCAACCTATGTGAACTGGGGATTATGGCAGAAAAG TCAAGTTGGAGGGATGACAAAGAAGCAGCTTCAAGACTACGAGTTTTGGAGGATCCAGATGGGTGCTTTAATATTCAGGATTTGACGAAGCTTAACACAATCAAGTTTGAATGTCATAGTGGATCTACACTCGAAATGCTATTTTTGAAAACACTGCTCTCAAAATCCCCTCAACTCGAGAAAGTATTTATTCAGAAGGGTAGTACGATGGAATGTGATATCTCAAGGGAGTTGTTGTGCTTCCCGCATGCATCTCCAAAAGCACAACTCGTCTTCAAGGAAGTCTGGTTGCCACATACCCTGATTGGTCACCCTGAGCTTTACGAATTTAGTTTGTCGACGCGTTGGTAG